A genomic segment from Candidatus Endomicrobium procryptotermitis encodes:
- the kdsA gene encoding 3-deoxy-8-phosphooctulonate synthase: MSDKKIKIGKNIMLANNLPFVLIAGPCVIESEKHTLVIAAKLQKIAHKFNVSFIFKASYDKANRSSISSYRGPGIEEGLKILSKVKETLNLPVITDVHTEEQAGIAGEIVDMIQIPAFLSRQTDLIKACALTGKPINIKKGQFLAPEDMDNAIKKAQKFGNNKISLTERGVSFGYHNLVVDFRGLEIMKKTGSPVIFDATHSVQLPSGQGIKSGGDREFVMPLAKAACAVGVAALFLETHENPQKALSDGANSINFKYLEDILKQAIAIDKAVK, translated from the coding sequence ATGTCAGATAAAAAAATTAAAATCGGTAAGAATATAATGTTGGCGAACAATCTGCCTTTTGTTTTGATTGCGGGTCCATGTGTTATAGAAAGCGAAAAACATACGCTGGTAATTGCGGCGAAACTTCAAAAGATTGCCCATAAGTTTAATGTGTCGTTCATTTTTAAAGCTTCTTATGATAAAGCAAATCGTTCTTCAATATCGTCTTATAGGGGACCCGGAATTGAAGAAGGACTTAAGATATTATCGAAAGTCAAAGAAACACTAAATCTTCCGGTTATTACAGATGTTCATACAGAAGAGCAGGCGGGAATTGCCGGTGAAATTGTGGACATGATACAAATTCCGGCATTTTTGTCACGGCAGACGGATTTAATAAAAGCCTGCGCTCTTACTGGAAAACCGATAAATATTAAGAAAGGCCAGTTTTTAGCCCCTGAGGACATGGACAATGCCATAAAAAAAGCGCAAAAGTTCGGCAATAATAAAATTTCTTTAACCGAGCGAGGAGTTTCTTTTGGCTACCACAATTTAGTTGTCGATTTCAGAGGATTGGAAATAATGAAAAAAACAGGGTCTCCGGTTATTTTTGACGCTACGCACAGCGTGCAGCTGCCTAGCGGACAAGGTATAAAAAGCGGCGGGGACAGAGAATTCGTAATGCCTTTGGCAAAAGCCGCGTGTGCGGTCGGCGTGGCGGCCCTTTTTCTTGAAACGCATGAAAATCCACAAAAGGCTCTTTCAGATGGAGCAAACAGTATTAATTTTAAATATTTAGAGGATATTCTTAAGCAAGCGATTGCAATAGATAAGGCTGTAAAATGA
- a CDS encoding lysophospholipid acyltransferase family protein, protein MKITAIFKNVRRKCYYYGAYFATVIVLFLPYRFSVTILAKIFGILAYYFAISARVRAKQNLKRVFQKKTKKEIAAITKEIFINQAKNFFEFANFPKIDPAFLRSISVIENSHLIKEGIKRGKGILFVSAHTGNWEITAAAVADMGFPVNVVAKKIYIEELNDMLVNYRMGKNVRVILRDAPDTGKKLLKALKRGEIIAMLIDQDTSVPGVFVNFFDRPAWTPSGLAVLALKTGAEVLVGIDQRIDKYGHKTVVSGPLTIETCGDFDKDVINLTQKASLVLEEHIKRYPEQWVWFHERWKTKKKN, encoded by the coding sequence ATGAAAATAACCGCGATATTTAAAAACGTCAGAAGGAAATGCTATTATTACGGTGCGTATTTTGCCACAGTGATAGTTTTATTTTTGCCTTACAGATTTTCCGTTACCATACTTGCGAAAATTTTTGGCATACTGGCTTATTATTTTGCGATAAGTGCAAGGGTCAGAGCTAAGCAAAATTTAAAAAGGGTTTTCCAGAAAAAAACTAAAAAAGAGATAGCCGCTATAACAAAAGAAATTTTTATAAATCAGGCAAAAAATTTTTTTGAGTTTGCCAATTTTCCAAAAATCGATCCCGCCTTTTTAAGAAGCATTTCCGTCATTGAAAATAGCCATCTTATAAAAGAAGGGATAAAAAGGGGAAAAGGTATACTTTTTGTAAGCGCGCATACCGGCAACTGGGAAATTACGGCTGCGGCGGTTGCAGATATGGGTTTTCCCGTAAACGTTGTAGCAAAAAAAATATATATAGAAGAATTGAACGATATGCTCGTAAATTATAGGATGGGCAAAAATGTTCGTGTTATTTTAAGAGACGCTCCCGATACGGGCAAAAAACTTCTTAAAGCTCTCAAAAGAGGTGAAATAATAGCCATGCTTATAGATCAGGATACAAGCGTTCCTGGCGTTTTTGTAAACTTTTTTGACAGACCAGCATGGACGCCTTCTGGACTTGCGGTTTTAGCTTTAAAGACGGGCGCGGAAGTTTTAGTCGGCATAGATCAAAGAATCGACAAATACGGACACAAAACCGTCGTTTCTGGACCGTTGACAATAGAGACTTGCGGAGATTTCGATAAAGACGTGATAAATCTTACTCAAAAAGCTTCTTTGGTCTTGGAAGAGCATATAAAAAGATATCCTGAACAATGGGTGTGGTTCCATGAAAGATGGAAAACAAAGAAGAAAAATTAA
- a CDS encoding HAD hydrolase family protein, whose amino-acid sequence MTQSKVKLIKKAKGIKLIACDVDGVLTRGEIIVFNNGEEIKLWNVKDGLGYHELKQIVPPIKTAWITGRESEQVKCRAESMGINYLVQDCMVKKTAFNDILRKAGIKACEAAYIGDDIVDIPVMMLAGFAACPLDAVEEVKKHADMVSSFKGGEGVVRDVIETLLKANGKWKEVLEKYK is encoded by the coding sequence ATGACGCAGTCCAAAGTTAAGCTGATTAAAAAGGCCAAAGGCATTAAACTTATTGCCTGTGATGTCGATGGCGTTTTAACGCGCGGCGAAATTATAGTTTTTAACAATGGAGAAGAAATTAAATTGTGGAATGTCAAAGACGGTCTCGGTTATCATGAGCTTAAACAGATAGTGCCTCCTATAAAAACGGCGTGGATTACCGGAAGAGAGTCCGAACAGGTAAAATGTCGTGCCGAAAGTATGGGAATAAATTATTTGGTGCAAGACTGTATGGTCAAGAAAACCGCTTTTAACGACATATTGCGCAAAGCCGGAATTAAAGCCTGTGAAGCGGCTTATATCGGTGACGATATAGTGGATATTCCGGTAATGATGCTTGCGGGCTTTGCGGCATGTCCATTGGATGCCGTAGAGGAAGTTAAAAAACATGCAGATATGGTTTCTTCTTTTAAAGGCGGCGAAGGTGTTGTCAGAGATGTTATTGAAACGCTTTTGAAAGCTAATGGCAAGTGGAAAGAAGTTTTAGAAAAATATAAATGA